A genome region from Cucumis sativus cultivar 9930 chromosome 4, Cucumber_9930_V3, whole genome shotgun sequence includes the following:
- the LOC105435295 gene encoding uncharacterized protein LOC105435295 has translation MKFLFQCPCCSCFCFMKPKQGKPKAAQDHQNQPKKEAKKEDKPAPPPKEEKKE, from the coding sequence ATGAAGTTCTTGTTTCAATGTCCttgttgttcttgtttttgctTCATGAAGCCTAAACAAGGCAAGCCAAAAGCAGCTCAAGATCATCAGAATCAACCCAAAAAAGAAGccaaaaaagaagacaaaccAGCTCCACCACCcaaagaggagaagaaagaataa
- the LOC101203764 gene encoding protein DETOXIFICATION 19, with protein sequence MLENPRDPLLQLSHAGDDGTHQPIWWKKLLDKEEVKKQLAISFPMILTNVFYYLIPLVSVMFAGHLGELELAGATLANSWATVTGFAFMTGLSGALETLCGQGFGAKLYRFLGIHLQSSCIISFSFSIFISILWFYTEPVLKLLQQDPDVSKTAARYVKFLVPGIFAYGFLQNSVRFIQAQSDVMFLAVLSALPLILHLGVAYAFMNWTSLGLEGAALAASISLWVAFLVVAIHVFKSQKYELTWGGFSVEAFDYIFVNLKLALPSAAMVCLEYWAFEILVFLAGLAPNSETNTSLIAICVNTEAIAYMITYGLSAAASTRVSNELGAGNPEKGRQAMFVTLLLSILLGLTVVLLLASGHNTWAGFFSDSPVIIQAFASMTPLLTISVLADSVQGVLSGVARGCGWQHMVVFVNLATFYLVGISIAVFLEFRMKLYAKGLWIGLICGLVCQTLTLLILIVRSKWTRIELSDHQHKPIPTSP encoded by the exons ATGCTGGAAAACCCACGTGACCCTCTTCTCCAACTAAGCCATGCCGGCGACGATGGAACTCACCAGCCCATATGGTGGAAGAAACTGTTGGACAAAGAGGAGGTCAAGAAACAGCTCGCCATTTCCTTTCCAATGATTCTCACTAATGTCTTCTATTACCTAATCCCTTTGGTTTCCGTCATGTTTGCCGGTCATCTTGGCGAGCTCGAACTCGCCGGAGCGACTCTCGCCAATTCCTGGGCTACTGTCACCGGATTCGCTTTCATG ACGGGGCTGAGCGGTGCATTGGAGACGCTCTGCGGCCAAGGTTTTGGGGCAAAATTATACAGATTCTTAGGGATTCATCTGCAGTCTTCTTGTATAATCTCCTTTTCcttctcaattttcatttccattttatGGTTCTACACAGAACCCGTCTTGAAATTGCTTCAGCAAGATCCTGATGTATCAAAAACGGCTGCTCGGTATGTGAAATTTCTGGTTCCTGGGATTTTTGCTTATGGGTTTTTACAGAACAGCGTGAGGTTCATTCAGGCTCAGTCGGATGTTATGTTTCTGGCTGTGCTCTCTGCACTTCCTTTGATTCTTCATCTGGGTGTTGCTTATGCTTTTATGAACTGGACAAGTTTAGGACTTGAAGGAGCTGCTTTGGCTGCTTCCATTTCATTGTGGGTGGCTTTTCTGGTTGTGGCTATTCATGTGTTTAAGTCTCAGAAATATGAACTTACATGGGGAGGATTTTCTGTGGAAGCTTTTGATTacatatttgttaatttgaaaCTTGCTTTGCCCTCTGCTGCAATGGTTTG TTTGGAGTATTGGGCATTTGAGATTCTTGTGTTCTTGGCTGGATTAGCTCCAAACTCAGAAACAAATACATCTTTAATTGCAATTTG TGTAAACACAGAAGCCATTGCCTACATGATCACATATGGACTGAGTGCAGCTGCAAG CACAAGGGTGTCAAATGAGTTGGGGGCAGGCAATCCCGAGAAAGGAAGACAAGCCATGTTTGttactcttctactttcaatTCTTCTTGGCCTTACAGTTGTCCTTCTTTTGGCATCTGGCCACAACACTTGGGCTGGATTCTTTAGTGATAGTCCTGTTATTATACAAGCATTTGCCTCCATGACACCCCTTCTAACTATTTCCGTGCTTGCCGACTCTGTGCAAGGCGTATTATCAG GGGTGGCTAGAGGATGTGGGTGGCAACACATGGTTGTGTTTGTAAACTTGGCTACGTTCTATCTTGTTGGTATTTCAATAGCAGTTTTTCTGGAATTCAGAATGAAACTTTACGCTAAG GGGCTGTGGATTGGGTTGATCTGTGGTTTGGTATGCCAAACTTTGACCCTATTGATATTAATAGTTCGATCAAAATGGACAAGAATTGAGCTCTCTGATCATCAACACAAACCAATTCCAACGTCGCCTTAA